A genome region from Cucumis sativus cultivar 9930 unplaced genomic scaffold, Cucumber_9930_V3 scaffold41, whole genome shotgun sequence includes the following:
- the LOC116405902 gene encoding pentatricopeptide repeat-containing protein At4g35130, chloroplastic-like: protein MREVRVEHDGFTLPIVNQVTMSIWVDVAYAGMVHCVGIRMGFSSDLYFCNTMMEVYGKCGCMVSARDVFDEMPNRDLVSWTSMISAYVNGGDVFCALDIFEGMRRELEPNSVTVMVMLQACCATQYLVLGRLLQCYVVKNGLLFDTHLQNSFLRMYSRLGRQDEFGVVDILNKIMGEVPLSIETLTILISGIATSDSRCLMLGENLHSLAIKSGLYDGILCTSLLGMYAKFGELENSTSLFKEIPNRSIVTWGAMMSSFIQNGHFDDAVDIFKQMQVAGLKPSVGILKHLIDAYAFLGALQLGKAIHCCLIRIYGFVVCNTRLETSVLNMYVRCGSIASARKCFDLIIIKDVVAWTSMIEGYCHSGLVSEGCEIFYSMRSRFNIKPDLEHYTCFVDLLSRSTRVREAFAIILRMTSLCDGRIWGALMGACRVYGDNKIANYAAHRLLELEPDNVGYYTLLSNSQASVGQWHEAEKLRSLVYEKDLVKKPGWSFIELNGTIHGFVSGDRSHNRTNEIYDVLFDEIDFHVSILGGKVESFPFNYLGFPIGGKHGAKVVKEALEEEFKLIEKWRGLVVSKGCRITLDLSVLVNWPPTLSIGNGAVPKRSTG, encoded by the exons ATGAGGGAGGTGAGAGTTGAGCACGATGGTTTTACGCTTCCGATCGTTAATCAAGTCACTATGTCGATTTGGGTTGATGTAGCCTATGCGGGAATGGTTCACTGTGTTGGAATTAGAATGGGGTTTAGTTCTGATTTGTATTTCTGTAATACCATGATGGAGGTTTATGGAAAATGTGGGTGTATGGTTTCTGCTCGTGACgtatttgatgaaatgcctaACAGAGACTTGGTTTCTTGGACATCGATGATTTCAGCATATGTTAACGGTGGTGATGTATTTTGTGCTTTGGATATTTTTGAGGGAATGAGAAGGGAGTTGGAGCCGAACTCGGTGACAGTAATGGTGATGCTGCAAGCTTGTTGTGCGACTCAATATTTGGTTCTGGGAAGGCTGCTTCAATGTTATGTGGTTAAGAATGGTTTATTGTTTGATACACATCTGCAGAATTCGTTCTTGCGAATGTATAGTCGACTGGGTAGGCAGGATGAATTTGGG GTTGTGGACatcttaaacaaaatcatgGGTGAAGTTCCTCTCAGCATCGAGACATTAACCATACTAATATCAGGAATTGCAACATCTGATTCCAGGTGTCTGATGCTAGGTGAAAATCTACATTCCTTGGCAATTAAAAGTGGTCTTTATGATGGTATTCTGTGTACTTCTTTGTTGGGTATGTACGCCAAGTTTGGTGAGTTGGAAAATTCAACTAGCTTGTTTAAGGAAATCCCCAATAGAAGCATTGTTACTTGGGGGGCCATGATGTCTAGTTTTATTCAGAATGGACATTTTGATGATGCAGTTGATATCTTCAAGCAAATGCAAGTTGCTGGCTTGAAACCCAGTGTTGGAATTTTGAAACACTTAATTGATGCTTATGCCTTTTTGGGTGCTCTGCAGTTGGGGAAAGCAATACATTGTTGCCTCATTCGAATCTATGGATTTGTGGTATGTAATACACGCTTAGAAACATCTGTCCTGAACATGTATGTAAGATGTGGGAGCATTGCTTCTGCCAGGAAATGCTTTGACTTGATCATAATTAAAGATGTTGTTGCGTGGACTTCCATGATTGAGGGATATTG TCACTCTGGCCTTGTTAGTGAGGGCTGTGAAATCTTTTATTCAATGAGGTCAAGGTTCAACATTAAGCCTGATTTAGAACACTACACTTGTTTTGTTGATCTTTTGAGTAGATCAACAAGAGTAAGAGAGGCGTTTGCAATTATATTGAGAATGACAAGTCTCTGTGATGGCAGGATTTGGGGTGCTCTTATGGGTGCCTGCCGGGTGTATGGAGATAATAAAATAGCTAACTATGCTGCACACAGGCTTCTTGAATTAGAACCTGACAATGTAGGGTATTATACATTGTTGAGCAATTCACAGGCCAGTGTTGGGCAGTGGCATGAAGCCGAAAAGTTACGTAGCCTTGTGTACGAGAAAGATCTTGTGAAGAAACCAGGTTGGAGCTTCATTGAGTTAAATGGGACAATTCATGGGTTTGTTTCAGGAGATAGATCACACAATAGGACCAATGAGATTTATGATGTATTG TTTGATGAGATTGATTTTCACGTGTCCATTCTTGGTGGTAAAGTGGAAAGTTTTCCCTTCAACTACTTGGGATTTCCCATCGGGGGAAAGCATGGTGCTAAGGTGGTGAAGGAAGCTCTTGAGGAGGAGTTTAAGTTGATTGAGAAATGGCGTGGCTTGGTTGTCTCCAAAGGTTGTAGGATAACTCTTGATCTGTCG GTACTTGTTAACTGGCCACCAACGTTGTCAATTGGAAATGGAGCTGTCCCCAAACGATCTACGGGGTGA